Proteins co-encoded in one uncultured Flavobacterium sp. genomic window:
- a CDS encoding cell division protein ZapA, protein MDGKLRIKISIADRVYPLTVEPTQEEGLRSASKKIDAMIKQFEESYAVRDKQDVLAMCALQFASQVEQKQIDNAIDGEETIERIKRLNSLLDQYLEN, encoded by the coding sequence AGGATTAAAATATCAATCGCAGACAGGGTTTACCCATTAACGGTAGAACCAACTCAGGAAGAAGGACTTAGAAGTGCTTCTAAAAAAATTGATGCTATGATCAAGCAATTCGAAGAAAGTTACGCGGTTCGTGATAAACAAGATGTTCTGGCTATGTGTGCCTTGCAATTTGCATCACAGGTAGAACAAAAACAAATTGATAACGCAATCGATGGTGAAGAAACCATCGAAAGAATTAAAAGATTAAATTCGCTATTAGATCAATATCTCGAAAATTAA